tatcttgttttctttcttgacTAACACTTAGTATTATGTATGTATTTGGATTCGTTGCTTGTTCAACGCTATTAATCTTATAAGTAAATTACAAAATCATCATAGATTCTTTATTCCCCTTCGAAGAAATTACGTGTTTGCTCGTTCAAACGTTTGTTTAAATTGGGAAAGGATTGTTTGTTTCCTGCTGTGACATTCACGTCCAGCTAAAATAACATTATTCAGAGAATTATTTTTTGGTGTGGCCATTTCGACCAATTCAGCGATGTTTAGGTGCTGGTTATTAGTATATAAATAAAAGGTTGTATCTGTTCTATTGAAAATATTCAAGTGTgtcaagaaaagaagaaattgaacTAAATGAAGAATGGCAACTTCTAAGCGTACAATTATCAACTCAATTGCTGTACTGAGGATACTTACTCTCGCATCGTGCGCAGCTGCCCTTGCGCTTATTGTTACAAACAACTTCAAATTAGATGGCGACAAAACCAAATTCAGTGACATCAAAGGCTTCAGGTGATGAATTTCTTTCTTTCCAGATTCAAGTGGCAAAGGAAAAATGTTTAAGTATTTTATTAGATGGTGGGGGTTTTGTATGATAAATTTAATTCCAGGAATTATGTTCAGTTAAAATTTTGCATATCAACGACATAATTACACCTTTTGGTAACAATTACCTGTCtttgttcgtttgtttttccTGGTTAAATAATATCTGCCATATTTTGAataaaatcagaaagaataacaCGTAGACTAGGTTACAAGTGCCTGGCAAtgagtaaaaaaaattaatttaattatcttCTTTGTTATTGTGGTAAATTTATAAAATAGCAAATATTTATGATTCAATCTCATGATTACAATTTGCAGGTATGTCTTAGCAGCCGCTGCAGGAGGAGTTCTCTATTCATTGATTCAGCTGCCTTTCGCACTGTATCATGCCGTCAAAGAGAAGAGGTTGATTAAGGGCGACTTTCTGCCGATGTTTGAGTTTTACGGAGATAAGGTTTTCTTCTGTGAACTCTTAAGCAGCTATATATAATAATATGCTTCTGTTTACTATCGTAGCATACAAACGGCTCTCTGCTATTTAATGCACTTGTAAGCCCCGTGACAAAGTATCTAGTATTCAGGGCGATGTGCACAGATAGCCAGTAACAATAcatatatttacttttaagccactgttttaaatgtatttagtctttagccactgctttaataaacttttacctgcccggacgaaaatacccttttgCTATATAGGATTTCGCTGATACATACGCTCCTTATTCACGATCAGCAGCAGCTCAAACTTACGTGCAGAGAATTGTTGTGATCGTCCAAAATTGCAGAAGCTTCTCTTCCGATTTCAAACTTTTTGTCTAAGTTCAGAATTCAACTTTCTCGTCCAAAATTCACCATAAAATTACAGTAAGTTCTAAAGTTTCAGATATCTCTATATGCTTTTGTGTGTTTGTGTGGATTTTTATTTCGTTACTGAAGAATAAAATGCTAggagttttattttttttcttttctgtattgataACGTTAAGGACATCGCGTCCTTAACTCTGTGATTGTTCTGTAAATATTGAGGACATAATGTTAAGAATTTGGTATCCTTAACATGACTGTTGTTCTAAAAAAATTTAAGGATAAAGTGTCTTGTGTTTTGCAACTTGTattaataaagttaaggacacgatatccttaacttcatgactattgttctaaatattaaggacatagtgtcctgtatttgcaaattgtattaataaagttaaagacatgatgtccttaacttcatgactgttgttctaaatattaaggacattgtgtccttaacattttcactgcacacatcaaagttaaggataacttgtccttaacatttacactgcacacatcaaagttaatgACAACTTGTCCTTAAaattttcactgcacacatcaaagttaaggacaacctgtccttaacttttacaatgcacacattAAAGTTAAGgatatcatgtccttaacttttacaatgtacacatccaagttaaggacaccatgtccttaacattttgactgcacacatcaaagttaaggacatagtgtcctgttTTTGCAACTTGTActg
This DNA window, taken from Nicotiana tabacum cultivar K326 chromosome 4, ASM71507v2, whole genome shotgun sequence, encodes the following:
- the LOC142161680 gene encoding CASP-like protein 4D1 encodes the protein MATSKRTIINSIAVLRILTLASCAAALALIVTNNFKLDGDKTKFSDIKGFRYVLAAAAGGVLYSLIQLPFALYHAVKEKRLIKGDFLPMFEFYGDKVFFCELLSSYI